Proteins from a single region of Hyalangium gracile:
- a CDS encoding eIF2A-related protein, which translates to MLANTPLYGEALRAAAGPLREELGKSDRERLDKLLGLAVTERIRLSDCLKVLFPGEEVRKAQTALTSFRKRLNDASQGEGRADLGLRFHVDMKKKNPPEERSCWFTGPDPAVKQAERYSDQVTADIEGKPLVPAQGIATTGTAMASGKQAVRFFVSYAHDNRLLVEALVKELSTHFAASARYVLIPWIDRDILLGERWKESIEKAIKACDFGLMLISPAFFASKFIGEKELPHFVGAPDNPKIKPVLPVGLVQVSFDRHDLKGLGEHQVFLFQSDRTQGRYYDQMPAGARRREFVYKLYLAIEKRLDAFFGSPPPSWPPSAPRGTDAGTADALAAHVPVPEETDHFQRTRGHRIALGELERIAAGRSDSSAHVQARDALEELESWASNPDSSPFFALLGEYGIGKTTTLKQFTRHLLKERRARPSLPLPIYVDLRDYVSEAHDKESVPTIEQLLSGVIQRSWEVRDRTITAQDVLRLVQEEGAFILFDGLDEKIVHLPPDRARAFIRTLWAVLPDAARSRDTLPTGKRRGKLLVSCRSHYFPDVWSQNSMLVGEDREGFDRKQFPALCLLPFTEEQIRDYLADFLGSDPERGAEAFEVIASIHNLRDLAERPYLLTLISGHLGELEELRARGEKVNAARLYELVVRSWLNRDDGKHQIEAGHKRRLMEELAAALWRDGTKQWDVDRLESWLDEYLAASPSLTEIYKNKDRTVLKEDLRTATFVLRPTTEEKHFRFAHTSLQEYFLAAHLERALIEGKVDRWDLPMVSRETLDFLGQILALEPQLTVALRAMESILGGENLRAAVLAFAYWVNALRQGAPVPAPTRVKLAGANLDEWHICGGGPTQPLNLRRADLSTVRLNRARLEHVELGDADLTSMRARQALFLNVRASRARAQGADLRGLKWREGSLVGADLRGAQVDGCQWIWVSLTGAILPEGWERHATHVKDRQESPLAQASTVSLVPSSGHSSRVTACAWSPDGQRVLSGSDDRAMKVWDAASGECLLTLSGHGGPVNACAWSPDGQCVLSGSSDRAMKVWDAASGECLLTLSGHGGEVNACAWSPDGQRVLSGSDDGAMKVWDAASGECLLTLSGHGAWVDTCAWSPDGQRVLSGAWDGAIKVWDAASGECLLTLSGHGGRVTACAWSPDSQRVLSGAWDRAMKVWDAASGECLLTLSGHSGSVNACAWSPDGQRVLSGSSDRAMKVWDAASGECLLTLSGHGGPITACAWSPDGQRVLSGGRDGAMKVWDAASGECLLTLSRHFGSVTACAWSPDGQRVLSGSGDGAMKVWDAASGECLLTLFGVGAWVSACAWSPDSQRVLSGGRDRAMKVWDAASGECLLTLSGHGGPVNACAWSPDGQRVLSGAWDGALKVWDAVSGERLLTLSGHGGPVNACAWSPDGHRVISGSDDGAMKVWDVASGQCLWSGLQLPEGQTASIDGGHGRILHASAEAWRWLGWRWTDPATSQLRILPAETFGSLAA; encoded by the coding sequence ATGCTCGCGAACACCCCCCTCTACGGTGAAGCCCTGCGTGCGGCCGCTGGCCCCCTGCGGGAGGAACTCGGCAAGTCGGACCGGGAACGGCTCGACAAGTTGCTGGGGCTCGCCGTCACGGAGCGCATCCGGCTGTCCGACTGCCTCAAGGTGCTCTTCCCGGGCGAGGAGGTTCGCAAGGCGCAGACGGCCCTGACCTCCTTTCGCAAGCGGCTCAACGATGCTTCGCAGGGAGAGGGGCGAGCCGATCTCGGGCTCCGCTTCCACGTGGACATGAAGAAGAAGAACCCGCCGGAGGAGCGCTCCTGCTGGTTCACCGGGCCGGATCCCGCCGTGAAGCAGGCGGAGCGGTACTCCGACCAGGTGACGGCCGACATCGAGGGCAAGCCGTTGGTGCCCGCCCAGGGGATTGCGACCACCGGGACGGCCATGGCCTCGGGAAAGCAAGCCGTCCGCTTCTTCGTCTCCTACGCCCACGACAACAGGTTGCTCGTCGAGGCGCTCGTGAAGGAACTGAGCACCCACTTCGCTGCCTCGGCTCGCTATGTGCTCATCCCCTGGATCGACCGTGACATCCTGCTGGGCGAGCGCTGGAAGGAGAGCATCGAGAAGGCCATCAAGGCTTGCGACTTCGGACTGATGTTGATCAGTCCGGCCTTCTTCGCGAGCAAGTTCATCGGGGAGAAGGAACTGCCCCACTTCGTGGGAGCGCCGGACAACCCGAAGATCAAGCCCGTCCTCCCCGTGGGGCTGGTGCAGGTGTCGTTCGACAGGCATGACCTGAAGGGGCTCGGAGAACACCAGGTCTTCTTGTTCCAGAGCGATCGGACCCAGGGGCGCTACTATGACCAGATGCCGGCGGGCGCCAGGCGCCGCGAGTTCGTCTACAAGCTCTACCTAGCCATCGAGAAGCGCCTTGACGCCTTCTTCGGTTCTCCTCCTCCCTCCTGGCCGCCCTCGGCGCCGCGGGGGACCGACGCAGGCACTGCGGATGCGCTTGCAGCGCATGTCCCGGTGCCGGAAGAGACTGACCACTTCCAGCGCACCCGGGGCCATAGGATCGCCTTGGGGGAACTCGAGCGGATCGCGGCTGGAAGGTCCGATTCCTCAGCTCACGTCCAGGCACGTGACGCGCTCGAGGAACTCGAGTCCTGGGCCAGCAATCCCGACTCATCGCCGTTCTTCGCGTTGCTTGGGGAGTATGGCATCGGCAAGACCACCACCCTGAAGCAGTTCACACGCCACCTGCTCAAGGAACGCAGGGCCAGACCGAGTCTCCCGCTCCCTATCTACGTGGATCTCCGTGACTACGTCAGTGAGGCCCACGACAAGGAGAGCGTCCCCACCATCGAGCAGCTCCTCTCCGGGGTGATCCAGCGGAGCTGGGAGGTGCGAGACCGCACCATCACTGCCCAGGACGTGCTGCGGCTCGTTCAGGAGGAAGGCGCGTTCATCCTCTTCGATGGTCTGGACGAGAAGATCGTCCATCTTCCACCCGACCGCGCCCGCGCCTTCATCCGTACGCTGTGGGCCGTGCTGCCGGATGCCGCGAGGAGCAGAGACACCCTGCCCACTGGAAAACGCCGGGGCAAGCTCCTCGTCTCCTGCCGATCCCACTACTTCCCCGATGTGTGGAGCCAGAACTCGATGCTCGTGGGCGAGGACCGCGAGGGCTTCGATCGCAAGCAGTTTCCGGCCCTCTGCCTCCTGCCGTTCACGGAGGAGCAGATCCGAGACTACCTGGCGGATTTTCTCGGCAGCGACCCTGAGCGTGGGGCTGAAGCGTTCGAGGTCATTGCCTCGATCCACAATCTCCGGGATCTCGCGGAGCGGCCCTACCTGCTCACCCTCATCAGTGGCCACCTTGGTGAACTGGAGGAACTCCGGGCTCGGGGCGAGAAGGTGAATGCCGCGCGGCTGTATGAGCTCGTCGTCCGCTCCTGGCTGAATCGGGATGACGGGAAGCACCAGATCGAGGCTGGCCACAAGCGTCGGCTCATGGAAGAGCTCGCTGCGGCACTCTGGCGGGATGGGACAAAGCAGTGGGACGTAGATCGGCTTGAGTCATGGCTCGACGAGTATCTCGCCGCGAGTCCCAGCCTCACCGAGATCTACAAGAACAAGGACCGCACGGTCCTGAAGGAGGATCTACGCACTGCCACCTTCGTCCTGCGGCCCACCACGGAGGAGAAGCATTTCCGCTTCGCCCATACGTCGCTGCAGGAGTACTTCCTCGCCGCCCATCTCGAGCGTGCTCTGATTGAGGGTAAGGTGGACCGTTGGGACCTTCCAATGGTCTCTCGGGAGACGTTGGACTTCCTTGGTCAGATCTTGGCCCTTGAGCCCCAACTCACGGTGGCCCTGCGCGCGATGGAGTCCATTCTCGGCGGAGAGAACCTCCGCGCCGCCGTGCTCGCGTTTGCCTACTGGGTGAACGCTCTCCGCCAGGGGGCTCCAGTGCCCGCTCCCACCAGGGTGAAGCTGGCCGGAGCGAACCTGGATGAATGGCACATCTGCGGTGGCGGACCAACCCAGCCGCTGAACCTACGCAGGGCCGACCTCTCCACCGTGCGCCTCAACCGCGCGCGGCTCGAGCATGTGGAGCTTGGGGACGCGGATCTCACATCGATGAGAGCCCGACAAGCGCTGTTCTTGAACGTAAGAGCATCTCGTGCGCGAGCTCAAGGGGCTGACCTCCGAGGGCTCAAGTGGAGGGAGGGATCGTTGGTAGGCGCGGATCTACGAGGGGCGCAGGTTGACGGCTGCCAGTGGATCTGGGTGAGCCTCACGGGGGCCATTTTGCCGGAAGGCTGGGAACGCCACGCCACTCATGTCAAGGACCGCCAGGAGAGTCCCCTGGCGCAGGCCAGTACTGTGAGTTTGGTACCCTCGAGTGGACATTCCAGCAGGGTTACCGCCTGCGCGTGGAGTCCGGACGGCCAGCGCGTCCTCTCGGGCTCCGATGACAGAGCCATGAAGGTGTGGGACGCCGCGTCCGGAGAATGCCTGCTCACCCTCTCCGGACATGGCGGCCCGGTCAACGCCTGCGCGTGGAGTCCGGACGGCCAGTGCGTCCTCTCGGGCTCCAGTGACAGAGCCATGAAGGTGTGGGACGCCGCGTCCGGAGAGTGCCTGCTCACCCTCTCCGGACATGGCGGAGAGGTCAACGCGTGCGCGTGGAGTCCGGACGGCCAGCGCGTCCTCTCGGGCTCCGATGACGGAGCCATGAAGGTGTGGGACGCCGCGTCCGGAGAATGCCTGCTTACCCTCTCCGGACATGGCGCTTGGGTTGATACATGCGCGTGGAGTCCGGACGGCCAGCGCGTCCTCTCGGGAGCCTGGGACGGGGCCATAAAAGTGTGGGACGCCGCGTCCGGAGAATGCCTGCTCACCCTCTCTGGACATGGCGGCCGGGTCACCGCGTGCGCGTGGAGTCCGGATAGCCAGCGCGTCCTCTCGGGAGCCTGGGACAGAGCCATGAAGGTGTGGGACGCCGCGTCCGGAGAATGCCTGCTCACCCTCTCCGGACATAGCGGCTCGGTCAACGCGTGCGCGTGGAGTCCGGACGGCCAGCGCGTCCTCTCGGGCTCCAGCGACAGAGCCATGAAGGTGTGGGACGCCGCGTCCGGAGAGTGCCTGCTCACCCTCTCCGGACATGGCGGCCCGATCACCGCGTGCGCGTGGAGTCCGGACGGCCAGCGCGTCCTCTCGGGGGGCCGGGACGGAGCCATGAAGGTGTGGGACGCCGCGTCCGGAGAATGCCTGCTCACCCTCTCCAGACATTTCGGCTCGGTCACCGCATGCGCGTGGAGTCCGGACGGCCAGCGCGTCCTCTCGGGCTCCGGTGACGGAGCCATGAAGGTGTGGGACGCCGCGTCCGGAGAATGCCTGCTTACCCTCTTCGGAGTTGGCGCTTGGGTTAGTGCGTGCGCGTGGAGTCCGGACAGCCAGCGCGTCCTCTCGGGGGGCCGGGACAGAGCCATGAAGGTGTGGGACGCCGCGTCCGGAGAATGCCTGCTCACCCTCTCCGGACATGGCGGTCCGGTCAACGCGTGCGCGTGGAGTCCGGACGGCCAGCGCGTCCTCTCGGGAGCCTGGGACGGAGCCTTGAAGGTGTGGGACGCCGTGTCCGGAGAGCGTCTGCTCACCCTCTCCGGACATGGCGGTCCGGTCAACGCGTGCGCGTGGAGTCCGGACGGCCACCGTGTCATCTCGGGCTCCGATGACGGAGCCATGAAGGTGTGGGACGTCGCCTCAGGCCAATGTCTTTGGTCTGGCCTCCAACTTCCGGAAGGACAGACCGCGTCTATCGACGGAGGCCACGGGCGCATCCTCCATGCTTCCGCCGAAGCCTGGCGTTGGCTGGGCTGGCGCTGGACAGATCCCGCCACCAGCCAACTCCGTATCCTTCCGGCCGAGACCTTCGGCTCTCTCGCCGCCTGA
- a CDS encoding DUF1801 domain-containing protein — protein MAESKTKKKAEPKAKKKAELKTKKTEASVEDFLAEVAPEKKRQDAIALCELMKKVTKLEPKMWGSSIVGFGTYHYTYDSGHEGDMCLVGFSPRKANLTLYIMPGFEDYKELLGKLGKHKTGKGCLYINTLDDVDVPTLSKIIKNTVTDMKKRYPSGA, from the coding sequence GTGGCCGAGTCCAAGACGAAGAAGAAGGCTGAGCCCAAGGCGAAGAAGAAGGCCGAGCTCAAGACGAAGAAGACGGAGGCCAGCGTCGAGGATTTTCTGGCTGAGGTCGCCCCCGAGAAGAAGCGGCAGGATGCGATCGCCCTGTGCGAGCTGATGAAGAAGGTGACGAAGCTCGAGCCGAAGATGTGGGGCTCCAGCATCGTGGGGTTCGGGACCTACCACTACACGTACGACAGTGGCCACGAGGGCGACATGTGCCTCGTGGGGTTCTCGCCGCGAAAGGCGAACCTTACGCTCTACATCATGCCGGGCTTCGAGGATTACAAAGAGCTCCTCGGCAAGCTGGGCAAGCACAAGACGGGCAAGGGGTGCCTCTACATCAACACGCTCGATGACGTGGATGTCCCGACCTTGAGCAAGATCATCAAGAACACGGTCACGGACATGAAGAAGCGCTACCCCTCAGGGGCGTGA
- a CDS encoding aldehyde dehydrogenase family protein, with protein sequence MRLVRTTDEVSGAQRPLQEAFSRLQARRWEQAQTTARERLARLERLKANILARRQALADALYADFRKPQAEAESTEVLPVLMELAHTLKHLKSWMKPRRMETPLLLAGTTSEVRYEPKGVVLVVAPWNYPFALAIAPLLTAVAAGNCVMLKPSEKTPHTAAFLDELVRDTFDPAEVAVIQGGPDVGEALLQLPFDHFFFTGGPRVGQKVMAAAARHLAGVTLELGGKSPVVVDATADVKAAAERVIWGKFLNAGQTCIAPDYVFVHASREEAFLAATKEALERFYGKTEEARRASPDLCRLVDDSAFSRVCRLLDRTVASGGRVVAGGVVDLDSRYIAPTVLADVSTEAPVMEEEIFGPVLPVLRYEQLETVVETIRAGGKPLAMYIFSQDEDTVERLLRQTSAGGTVVNNVVLHFVNPALPFGGVGQSGVGAYHGEVGFRELSHARAVLRQGRASLAQFFFPPYTGKAKQLARLASKLFE encoded by the coding sequence ATGCGCCTCGTGAGGACCACGGACGAAGTGTCGGGAGCGCAGCGTCCGCTGCAGGAAGCCTTCTCGCGCCTGCAGGCACGTCGCTGGGAGCAGGCCCAGACGACCGCCAGGGAGCGGCTCGCGCGGCTGGAGCGACTCAAGGCCAACATCCTCGCCCGCCGACAGGCCCTCGCCGACGCCCTCTACGCCGACTTCCGCAAGCCCCAGGCCGAGGCCGAGAGCACCGAGGTGCTGCCCGTCCTCATGGAGCTGGCGCACACCCTGAAGCACCTGAAGTCGTGGATGAAGCCGCGGCGCATGGAGACGCCCCTGCTGCTCGCGGGCACCACCAGCGAGGTGCGCTACGAGCCCAAGGGCGTCGTGCTCGTCGTTGCCCCGTGGAACTACCCCTTCGCCCTGGCCATCGCCCCGCTGCTCACGGCGGTGGCCGCCGGCAACTGCGTCATGCTCAAGCCCAGCGAGAAGACGCCGCACACCGCCGCCTTCCTCGACGAGCTCGTACGCGACACATTCGACCCCGCCGAGGTGGCCGTCATCCAGGGCGGCCCCGACGTGGGCGAGGCCCTGCTCCAGCTGCCCTTCGATCACTTCTTCTTCACCGGCGGGCCACGCGTGGGCCAGAAGGTCATGGCCGCGGCGGCGCGACACCTGGCCGGCGTGACGCTGGAGCTGGGCGGCAAGTCCCCCGTGGTGGTGGATGCCACGGCGGACGTGAAGGCGGCCGCCGAGCGCGTCATCTGGGGCAAGTTCCTCAACGCCGGACAGACCTGCATCGCGCCGGACTACGTCTTCGTGCACGCCTCGCGCGAGGAGGCGTTCCTCGCCGCCACGAAGGAGGCGCTGGAGCGCTTCTACGGAAAGACGGAGGAGGCGCGGCGGGCGAGCCCCGACCTGTGCCGCCTGGTGGATGACTCGGCCTTCTCGCGCGTGTGCCGCCTGCTCGACCGGACGGTGGCATCGGGCGGCCGGGTGGTGGCCGGCGGCGTGGTGGACTTGGACAGCCGCTACATCGCGCCCACTGTGCTGGCGGACGTCTCGACGGAAGCTCCGGTGATGGAGGAGGAGATCTTCGGCCCCGTGCTGCCCGTGCTGCGCTACGAGCAGCTCGAGACCGTGGTGGAGACCATCCGCGCGGGCGGCAAGCCCCTGGCCATGTACATCTTCAGCCAGGACGAGGACACGGTGGAGCGGCTGCTGCGGCAGACGTCCGCGGGCGGCACGGTGGTCAACAACGTGGTGCTCCACTTCGTGAACCCCGCCCTCCCCTTCGGCGGCGTGGGCCAGAGTGGCGTCGGCGCCTACCACGGCGAGGTGGGCTTCCGGGAGCTGAGCCACGCCCGCGCCGTGCTGCGCCAGGGGCGCGCGTCGCTGGCGCAGTTCTTCTTCCCGCCGTACACGGGCAAGGCGAAGCAGCTGGCCCGACTCGCGAGCAAGCTCTTCGAGTAG
- a CDS encoding phenylalanine--tRNA ligase beta subunit-related protein translates to MLTIDPHPLLDALAFTTTLPGPLSSLPSPDWLQALLKPDAPAPLSSDDAVRGVVRDLLRHGGYKPTGRGKPASEYLVRAAGDGSLGSINAAVDACNAVSLHSGLPISVVDLDRARAPFRVGIAPEGAQYVFNASGQTIDVAGLLCLFDAEGPCANAVKDAQRTKTNADTRRTLTILWGAKALGDRTARAFAWYRELLERLGTTVERLP, encoded by the coding sequence GTGCTGACCATCGACCCACACCCCCTGCTGGACGCCCTGGCCTTCACCACCACCCTGCCAGGGCCGCTGTCCTCCCTCCCCTCTCCCGACTGGCTCCAGGCGCTCCTGAAGCCGGACGCCCCCGCGCCCCTCTCGAGCGATGACGCCGTGCGCGGCGTCGTGAGAGACCTGCTCCGCCACGGCGGCTACAAGCCCACCGGTCGGGGCAAGCCCGCCTCGGAGTACCTCGTGCGCGCGGCGGGAGATGGCTCGCTGGGCTCCATCAACGCCGCGGTGGACGCGTGCAACGCCGTCTCGCTCCACAGCGGCCTGCCCATCAGCGTGGTGGACCTGGACCGCGCCAGGGCGCCCTTCCGCGTGGGCATCGCCCCCGAGGGCGCGCAGTACGTCTTCAACGCCTCCGGGCAGACCATCGACGTGGCGGGGCTGCTGTGCCTCTTCGACGCCGAAGGCCCGTGCGCCAACGCCGTGAAGGACGCGCAGCGCACGAAGACGAACGCGGACACCCGCCGCACCCTCACCATCCTCTGGGGCGCCAAGGCGCTGGGGGACAGGACCGCGCGCGCCTTCGCCTGGTACCGCGAGCTGCTCGAGCGGCTAGGCACCACCGTGGAGCGGCTTCCCTGA
- a CDS encoding phosphotransferase, protein MLLTAPEVLRTESRSVVVRARVVGGGNVPNVVLKHFRDDPVLGLDDWAGLVFLQQRGLRIGPRFLAGSEEARLFVMEDLGRGHTLESLFQGQDERMASGALLAIVRLTALMHIRTLSAQADYDAVRQAIEPRHERARIENARYLLDNAGRLRRWVAEVGAEEAPGTQTDLELLARELADPGPFLAFTHGDMAPSNTLLTRDGPHLLDFEYSGMRHALYDALMWLISVPLPDELIARADTIYRTGLSQACYSAQVDSEYFHARAVVVAARTVNLFQWISPKALERDREWAPGFTERDALLRHLERYRLLLEPLDPVPALSRTLRSLETRLRERWTVKPFVWPAFW, encoded by the coding sequence GTGCTGCTCACCGCTCCAGAGGTGCTCCGCACCGAGTCGCGCAGCGTCGTCGTCCGAGCCCGGGTCGTCGGTGGCGGCAACGTGCCGAACGTCGTGCTCAAGCACTTCCGGGACGATCCAGTCCTCGGCCTGGACGACTGGGCCGGCCTCGTGTTCCTCCAGCAGCGAGGCCTGCGCATCGGCCCCCGCTTCCTCGCCGGCAGCGAGGAGGCGCGTCTCTTCGTCATGGAGGACCTGGGCCGGGGCCACACCCTCGAGAGCCTCTTCCAGGGCCAGGACGAGCGCATGGCCAGCGGAGCGCTGCTGGCCATCGTGCGGCTCACGGCCCTGATGCACATCCGCACCCTGAGCGCGCAGGCGGACTATGACGCCGTCCGCCAGGCCATCGAGCCTCGCCACGAGCGGGCACGCATCGAGAACGCCCGCTACCTGCTGGACAACGCCGGCCGGCTGCGGCGGTGGGTGGCCGAGGTCGGCGCCGAGGAGGCTCCCGGCACCCAGACGGACCTGGAGCTGCTCGCGCGCGAGCTCGCCGACCCCGGGCCCTTCCTCGCCTTCACGCACGGAGACATGGCACCGAGCAACACGCTCCTCACGCGCGACGGGCCCCACCTGCTGGACTTCGAGTACTCGGGCATGCGCCACGCCCTGTACGACGCGCTGATGTGGCTGATCTCGGTGCCGCTGCCGGACGAGCTCATCGCCCGCGCGGACACCATCTATCGCACCGGCCTGAGCCAGGCCTGCTACTCGGCGCAGGTGGACTCGGAATACTTCCACGCGCGCGCCGTGGTGGTCGCCGCGCGCACCGTCAACCTCTTCCAGTGGATCTCCCCCAAGGCCCTGGAGCGGGACCGCGAGTGGGCGCCCGGCTTCACCGAGCGCGACGCGCTGCTGCGCCACCTCGAGCGCTACCGGCTGCTGCTGGAGCCCCTCGACCCCGTCCCCGCGCTCTCCCGCACCCTTCGCTCGCTGGAGACGCGCCTGCGCGAGCGCTGGACCGTGAAGCCCTTCGTCTGGCCCGCGTTCTGGTGA
- a CDS encoding gluconokinase, producing the protein MVIIIMGVAGAGKTTIGRRLAQSLGWRFLEGDDFHPQVNVAKMAAGIPLTDEDRTPWLLRLQELITEALSRGEDAVLACSALKRSYRALLTVDPTRVRWVYLWAPREVIADRLAHRAGHFMPLGLLGSQFEALEVPQEALQVDVTPGPDEVVAAIRSGLGL; encoded by the coding sequence GTGGTGATCATCATCATGGGAGTGGCTGGCGCGGGGAAGACGACGATCGGCCGGCGGCTGGCTCAGTCGCTGGGCTGGCGCTTCCTGGAGGGGGATGACTTCCACCCGCAGGTGAACGTGGCGAAGATGGCGGCGGGGATTCCCCTGACGGATGAGGACCGTACGCCCTGGCTCCTGCGGCTGCAGGAGCTCATCACCGAGGCGCTGTCGCGAGGCGAGGATGCGGTGCTGGCCTGCTCCGCGCTGAAGCGGAGCTACCGCGCGCTGCTCACGGTCGACCCGACGCGGGTGCGGTGGGTGTACCTGTGGGCGCCGCGAGAGGTGATCGCGGACCGGCTGGCGCATCGCGCGGGCCACTTCATGCCGCTGGGTCTGCTCGGCAGTCAGTTCGAGGCGCTGGAGGTGCCGCAGGAGGCGCTCCAGGTGGATGTGACGCCGGGGCCCGACGAGGTGGTCGCGGCGATCCGCTCCGGGCTGGGCCTGTAG
- a CDS encoding DNA ligase, translated as MADIPNGGQVEVKGSGAKPYILKNTGGVYSCSCPAWRNQSEPIERRTCKHLRKVRGDDAENARLGAAASRAAASAPNSPTNRVATSKRASSASSDGKAPPVLLAHSWENDTDLTGWWMSEKLDGVRAYWDGTRFLSRQGNPFYAPDWFTEQLPDYPLDGELFGGRKKFQRTVSIVRRQDQSDDWKELAFVIFDAPSLDAPFEDRIAHVQQFVDDVAPSYAEWLPHEPCQGVQHLRSELARVEGLGGEGLMLRQPGSRYEVGRSYTLLKVKSFHDDEARVIGHQPGAGRHKGRLGALEVELRNGTRFSVGTGLSDAERGNPPPLGSIITFRYQELSNDGVPRFPSYVGVRIDAEPWEPQAQRKRS; from the coding sequence GTGGCCGATATCCCGAATGGCGGACAGGTCGAAGTCAAAGGCTCGGGCGCCAAGCCGTACATCCTGAAGAACACCGGTGGTGTGTACTCGTGCTCGTGCCCCGCGTGGCGCAACCAGTCCGAGCCCATCGAGCGCCGCACCTGCAAGCACCTGCGCAAGGTCCGTGGTGACGACGCCGAGAACGCCCGCCTCGGCGCGGCGGCCTCCCGCGCGGCGGCCAGCGCTCCCAACAGCCCCACCAACCGGGTTGCCACCAGCAAGCGCGCCAGCTCCGCCTCGAGCGACGGCAAGGCCCCGCCGGTGCTGCTGGCCCACTCCTGGGAGAACGACACGGACCTCACCGGCTGGTGGATGAGCGAGAAGCTCGACGGCGTGCGCGCCTACTGGGATGGGACGCGCTTCCTCTCGCGCCAGGGCAACCCCTTCTATGCGCCGGACTGGTTCACCGAGCAGCTTCCGGACTACCCGCTCGACGGAGAGCTGTTCGGCGGCCGCAAGAAGTTCCAGCGCACGGTGAGCATCGTCCGCCGGCAGGACCAGAGCGACGACTGGAAGGAGCTGGCCTTCGTCATCTTCGACGCGCCTTCCCTGGACGCGCCCTTCGAGGACCGCATCGCCCACGTCCAGCAGTTCGTGGACGACGTGGCGCCGTCCTACGCCGAGTGGCTGCCGCATGAGCCCTGCCAGGGCGTGCAGCACCTGCGCTCGGAGCTGGCGCGCGTGGAGGGGCTCGGGGGCGAGGGGCTGATGCTGCGTCAGCCGGGCTCTCGCTACGAGGTGGGCCGCTCGTACACGCTGCTCAAGGTGAAGAGCTTCCACGACGACGAGGCGCGCGTCATCGGCCACCAGCCCGGCGCGGGCCGCCACAAGGGCCGCCTGGGCGCGCTCGAGGTGGAGCTGCGCAACGGCACCCGCTTCTCCGTGGGCACCGGCCTGTCCGACGCCGAGCGCGGCAACCCGCCGCCCCTCGGCAGCATCATCACCTTCCGCTACCAGGAGCTCTCCAACGACGGCGTGCCGCGCTTCCCCTCGTATGTGGGCGTGCGCATCGACGCGGAGCCCTGGGAGCCCCAGGCCCAGCGCAAGCGCTCCTGA